In the Rhizobium sp. SSA_523 genome, CCGGCCTCTACGTCGTCTTCGTGCCGGTCATCTCCATCCTCCTCTTCCGCCAATCTCCGCACTGGATCATCTGGCCGGCGGCACTGCTTGCGCTCTCGGGCATCTTCCTGCTCGCCGGAGGCACAGTGACCGACATGTCGGCGGGCGATCTGTGGAGCGTGACCTGCGCGGCCTTCTGGGCCTTGCAGATCGTGCTGGCCGGCTATTTCGTCACCCGCTCCTCGCGGCCGCTTGCGCTGTCGGCCACGCAGTTTGCCGTCTGTGCCCTCCTCGCGCTTGCCCTCGGCATCGGCTGGGAGGAGGTCTCCATGGCGTCGATCAACGGTGCGCTCGTCGAGATCCTCTATGTCGGGCTGATCTCCTCGGGCCTGGCCTTCGTCCTGCAGATCATCGGCCAGCGCCATACCACCGCACCCCAGGCCGCAATCTTCCTCTCCTCGGAGGCGCTTTTCGGCGCCTTCTTCGGAGCCCTGCTTCTGGGCGAGACCCTGCCCTCCCTCGGCTATCTTGGATGCGCGCTCATCTTCGCATCCATGCTCATGGTGGAGATCATCCCCGAGATCCTGCGCCGCCGCACCCTGCGCCATCCATAGCTGCCGATCCAAAAGGCAGCGGCGGGCGGCCGAAGAACGGATAATGCCGTGCGGACGGACCTCATCTCAGGGTTGCAAGGATGCTGGCCGAGCCCGCGACTGGACTTGACAAAGCCCAAGCTTCTGGCGATCGGCGGCAAGGAACTACACTTTTTCGCTGTCCTGCGAGTGGAGTCGCAAAACTTTTTCTTGCCAATTCACGATAAACACAGCACTCTGTGCATGTTCGGGCAATTTGCGAGCATGGGAAGACCTATAATGAAGCGTTTCGGAAGCGCCAAAACTTCCGAGCGGGGGCAAGAGGGGAAGAATAGTTTTGACGATGTTTCTCTTCCATCCCACGCGGTAAGACGGGCCCCTTTCCTCCATTTCGAAATGCCTGCCGCCAGCCCCGCAAGGGGCAATATCGTGATGCTGTCCGCCGCTGAACACGGACAGAGGAAAAAGGACCTGATGCATGGCCGAGACTGGCACTGTAAAATTCTTCAACACCGACAAGGGCTTCGGTTTTATCAAGCCCGATAATGGCGGAGCTGATATCTTCGTCCATATCTCAGCTGTACAGGCTTCTGGCCTGTCCGGTCTGTCAGAAAATCAGAAAGTAAGCTTCGACACGGAACCGGATCGTCGCGGTAAGGGCCCGAAAGCCGTCAATCTGCAGATTGCTGGCTGACATCTTTCTAGCCTTTCTCTTCGAGTTGAAGCCCGGCAGCAGTGCCGGGTTTTTTTATATCCGATGCCTGGCCGGCACGTCCCGACCTGGCTGCGGGTCCCCGTCCGCCGCCTCAGCGGCCCGCGGGTGACCAATCAACCGCGCCTGCCCTGATTGCGCCTCACCTGGCCGGGCCTGATCCGCCGCAGGTGATCCCGCTGGCGGTCGAAGTTTTAGCCGCCTCCCTGCTGGCGTTTGAGCGCGGCCGCCAAGGCATGTCGGTCAGGCCTCCGGTGCATTCAGCCATGCAAGCCTTTCCGCATTCGAGCCTTTCGCCCCTCAGCCCCTTGGCGCGACCGTTCCGCATCGGCCGCGGCGTCGCGATGCGGCCTTCCCGCAAGAAGGACCGTGCCTCAAAGACCGCGC is a window encoding:
- a CDS encoding cold-shock protein; amino-acid sequence: MAETGTVKFFNTDKGFGFIKPDNGGADIFVHISAVQASGLSGLSENQKVSFDTEPDRRGKGPKAVNLQIAG
- a CDS encoding DMT family transporter, which translates into the protein MTRLQANLVLLLAAAIWGGGFVAQSTAMQAIGPFWFVGLRFLMAALAVLPFALVESRRRGASPSPRELAGFALVGTALFGGAITQQIGLTTTTVTNSSFLTGLYVVFVPVISILLFRQSPHWIIWPAALLALSGIFLLAGGTVTDMSAGDLWSVTCAAFWALQIVLAGYFVTRSSRPLALSATQFAVCALLALALGIGWEEVSMASINGALVEILYVGLISSGLAFVLQIIGQRHTTAPQAAIFLSSEALFGAFFGALLLGETLPSLGYLGCALIFASMLMVEIIPEILRRRTLRHP